From Solibacillus isronensis, the proteins below share one genomic window:
- a CDS encoding helix-turn-helix transcriptional regulator has translation MKKVERINTIMRYINNRAHFTISEIMQEFNISRSTAIRDIREIETIGMPLVAEVGREGGYSVLHNSVLPAVRFTDNEIKALFIAFMATRNQQLPYLKSRQSLAEKLLGLISENQQDDLVLLNQILLFEGTNPHNPDLLDLSDLPDPVIEKLIQTLLIDRYLIISVKEGKLIKTYSIYLLYLHHKKGNWLIEGFDAGEEKNRIFPVSHLIDIKSDEGKNRISKKEILEKLSERSKENNLVLELGPKAIAQFKKYHPLKLSISYTNPYQTTAILEAFINTENEEDIVEITNWLLFLGADITIRKLPEEVLKGIQESVSVYCR, from the coding sequence ATGAAAAAAGTTGAACGGATTAATACAATTATGCGGTATATCAACAACCGTGCTCACTTTACCATTTCTGAAATTATGCAAGAGTTTAATATCTCGCGTTCAACGGCTATACGAGATATTAGAGAAATTGAAACTATTGGGATGCCCCTTGTCGCTGAAGTAGGAAGAGAAGGGGGTTATAGTGTTCTGCATAATTCTGTGCTTCCAGCTGTTCGCTTTACAGATAATGAGATTAAAGCTCTTTTTATTGCCTTTATGGCGACAAGAAATCAACAGCTTCCATATTTAAAAAGTCGCCAGTCGTTAGCTGAGAAACTACTCGGTTTAATTTCAGAAAACCAGCAAGACGACCTTGTGCTGTTAAACCAAATCTTGCTTTTCGAAGGTACGAACCCTCACAATCCGGATTTGCTGGATTTATCCGATTTACCTGATCCTGTGATAGAAAAGCTTATACAAACACTTCTGATTGACCGCTATTTAATTATTTCAGTGAAAGAAGGGAAGTTAATAAAAACATATTCAATTTATCTCTTGTATCTTCATCATAAAAAGGGGAACTGGCTGATAGAAGGCTTTGATGCAGGTGAGGAAAAGAATCGGATTTTTCCTGTCTCGCATCTTATCGATATAAAATCGGACGAGGGGAAAAATAGAATCAGTAAGAAGGAGATTTTAGAAAAGCTTAGTGAGCGGAGTAAAGAGAATAACCTTGTACTTGAGCTTGGTCCAAAAGCGATTGCACAGTTTAAAAAATATCATCCTTTAAAGCTTTCTATTTCCTATACAAATCCTTACCAAACGACAGCCATTCTAGAGGCTTTCATCAATACTGAAAACGAGGAAGACATAGTAGAGATAACGAATTGGCTGCTGTTTCTGGGAGCGGATATAACAATTAGAAAATTGCCGGAAGAAGTTTTAAAAGGGATACAAGAGAGCGTGTCCGTATATTGCCGTTGA
- a CDS encoding staygreen family protein, producing MNKFNPERLSVEYRDGITATEPVISRHHTLTHSDNTGELFLTIGTQFAWDKVNNDMRDEVIGDWKTNGYYIYYNAYVMVNKEGQDFNTAMRRYEVFRRELPLALTAIRYGDRFIFDVYPALDNGLIIVNFISTYPQLYKQEIVGTFSSYSTSF from the coding sequence ATGAACAAATTTAATCCCGAAAGGCTGTCCGTTGAATACAGGGATGGTATTACCGCAACAGAACCTGTTATTTCAAGACATCATACACTCACCCATTCTGATAACACCGGAGAATTATTTTTAACAATCGGAACACAGTTTGCGTGGGACAAAGTGAATAATGATATGAGAGATGAAGTAATTGGCGACTGGAAAACGAATGGGTACTATATTTATTACAACGCCTATGTAATGGTTAACAAAGAAGGACAGGATTTTAATACAGCAATGCGGCGTTATGAAGTATTCAGGCGTGAATTGCCGCTTGCATTGACGGCGATCCGGTATGGTGACCGCTTTATATTCGATGTCTATCCAGCTCTGGACAATGGATTAATCATCGTAAACTTTATATCCACATACCCCCAGTTATATAAACAAGAGATTGTTGGGACTTTCAGCAGTTATTCCACTTCCTTTTAA
- a CDS encoding murein transglycosylase: protein MQIIKIVLLALLAIPAFFILILTIASFDYFYYPIIGFKAENAAEASLEEKYNEDFVIDESTYSKPLGNDFGDYHIIAHPKKNPDLEVTVSVNEDMEPFYDTYLQIHWRDELNTRFGLLYEELYGTVEKYSYMVNVSFSDEIEARYDHNDTYEEILQKEANGIGNIVFANVILESSNNINDQLEKAYKMIQHFKNQNLNYFNIEIVFFNEDVQKQLTKRDRKLPYNEFNFKHLDDRTARFYFSYESEDAESVKELNELKSPADLEQYVKDIN from the coding sequence ATGCAAATAATAAAGATAGTGTTACTGGCGTTACTGGCGATTCCAGCGTTCTTTATTTTAATACTCACGATTGCTTCATTTGATTATTTTTACTACCCGATTATCGGCTTCAAAGCAGAAAATGCCGCCGAAGCTTCTCTTGAAGAAAAATATAACGAAGACTTTGTGATTGATGAATCTACCTACTCCAAACCATTGGGCAATGATTTCGGGGATTACCATATTATCGCTCATCCAAAAAAGAATCCTGATCTGGAAGTTACAGTTTCGGTAAATGAGGATATGGAGCCGTTTTATGATACGTATTTGCAAATCCATTGGCGTGATGAACTGAATACGCGATTCGGGTTGCTGTATGAAGAGCTTTATGGAACGGTTGAAAAATACTCCTATATGGTAAATGTGTCATTTTCGGATGAAATCGAAGCACGATATGACCATAACGACACGTACGAAGAGATTTTGCAAAAAGAAGCTAACGGTATCGGAAATATTGTCTTTGCAAATGTTATTCTGGAATCCTCCAACAATATAAACGACCAGCTGGAGAAAGCCTATAAGATGATTCAGCATTTTAAAAATCAGAATTTAAATTACTTCAACATTGAAATTGTGTTCTTTAATGAAGATGTGCAAAAACAGCTGACGAAAAGGGACCGCAAACTACCCTATAATGAGTTTAACTTCAAACATTTGGATGATAGAACTGCCCGATTTTATTTTTCGTATGAATCAGAGGATGCGGAGTCTGTAAAAGAACTGAATGAGCTAAAATCTCCCGCTGATCTGGAGCAATATGTTAAAGATATAAATTGA
- a CDS encoding GNAT family N-acetyltransferase, which translates to MLHLKTITKDNWIKAISLKVREDQVKFVASNAVSLAQLNFLQNFHAKGIYYGEEMVGFTLYGLDEEDHEYWIYRMMIDQKHQGKGYGKEAVQLVIEDIQKMKEPHHQTITLSYEPDNEHAKRIYKKMGFQEIDGLVIDGEQVARYTF; encoded by the coding sequence ATGCTGCATTTAAAAACGATTACAAAAGACAATTGGATAAAAGCGATCTCGCTAAAAGTACGGGAGGATCAAGTGAAGTTTGTCGCCTCAAATGCGGTATCACTGGCACAGCTGAACTTTCTGCAAAACTTCCATGCGAAAGGAATTTACTATGGGGAGGAAATGGTCGGGTTCACGCTTTATGGTCTGGATGAAGAAGACCATGAGTACTGGATTTACCGTATGATGATTGACCAAAAACATCAGGGGAAAGGTTATGGCAAAGAGGCGGTTCAGCTCGTTATAGAGGATATTCAGAAAATGAAAGAACCTCACCATCAAACGATTACCCTTTCCTATGAACCTGACAATGAGCATGCAAAGCGCATCTATAAAAAAATGGGCTTCCAGGAAATAGACGGCCTTGTTATTGATGGTGAGCAAGTAGCACGCTATACGTTTTAG
- a CDS encoding SDR family NAD(P)-dependent oxidoreductase, whose amino-acid sequence MKKVKFENKIIIVTGAAGGIGKEVVRKLVNEKAKVVLVDLNEDAIKSVQTELSLTDENSLIVKADVSKEDNVKNYVDQTISKFGRIDGFVNNAGVEGPAKPLEEITEKEFDFVYGINVKGVLFGLKYVLPVMKEQKSGSIVNTSSVAGLIGSPSMALYNSSKHAVMGLNKVAALEAATYNVRVNTVNPGVINTQMMRKIESNVAPGAAEAAQAAYNDAVPMKRYGEPEEVANVIAFLLSDEASYVSSSSFTIDGALYNV is encoded by the coding sequence ATGAAGAAAGTGAAATTCGAAAACAAAATCATCATTGTCACTGGCGCAGCAGGAGGTATTGGTAAAGAGGTTGTAAGAAAACTGGTTAATGAAAAAGCAAAAGTTGTATTGGTCGATCTAAACGAAGACGCGATTAAATCCGTTCAAACAGAACTCTCACTTACAGATGAAAACAGCTTAATCGTAAAAGCAGATGTGTCAAAAGAAGACAATGTAAAAAACTATGTGGATCAAACCATTTCGAAATTCGGCCGGATCGACGGCTTTGTGAATAACGCTGGTGTTGAAGGCCCAGCAAAACCTCTTGAAGAAATTACAGAAAAAGAATTCGACTTTGTATATGGCATTAATGTAAAAGGTGTTCTGTTCGGTTTGAAATATGTATTGCCGGTAATGAAAGAGCAAAAATCCGGTTCTATAGTCAATACTTCATCTGTAGCCGGTTTAATCGGTTCTCCAAGTATGGCACTATATAATTCCTCTAAACATGCTGTAATGGGTCTTAATAAGGTAGCCGCTTTAGAAGCAGCAACGTATAATGTTCGCGTAAATACGGTAAATCCAGGTGTGATCAATACACAAATGATGCGTAAAATTGAATCAAATGTTGCGCCGGGCGCTGCTGAGGCAGCTCAAGCAGCCTACAATGATGCTGTACCGATGAAACGCTATGGTGAACCGGAAGAAGTAGCAAATGTTATTGCTTTCTTACTTTCAGATGAAGCCTCTTATGTAAGCTCTTCTTCGTTCACAATTGACGGCGCTTTATACAATGTTTAA
- the helD gene encoding RNA polymerase recycling motor HelD yields MKADFLNEQKRLNSVVNVINDQTLQLESETLKLRNEVVNTRKHFWDEIKVNTDSFDDFLETVINLRQEAQALAVGESTHHHASKRLAVLHRMKSVPYFGRIDFLEEGFSEQEKIYIGISSLMDASGEDFLIYDWRAPISSVYYDYEPGPAQYTTPGGKVYGDLKKKWQYVIRDGKLQSMFDTSLTIGDEILQKVLGKGADKYMQSIVATIQKDQNRIIRHDQGRMLIVHGAAGSGKTSAALQRIAFLLYKYRDRIKADQIILFSPNAMFNSYVSNVLPELGEENMQQVTFQEYLDHRLSKDFHLENPYHQLEYVLTAANSPSYSARIKGIQFKASVKYVEAIKLYRETLEKSDLLFKDIKFRGKTIISAQQLSEKFYGDHISLSFQSRLEKLKDWLMNKIKEIEKVERSQPWVEEEIELLSDETYHKIHKYLAKKKGFEREEQADYEMDHDALIQVIVRLKLKAVRKQIQTLDFIDLEGVYKQLFTNPLLMQQRLKVEVPNEWEAICEDTLQMMEAGTLYYEDATPFLFLQELIQGFQTNRSIKHILIDEAQDYSPFQFEFLKRLFPSAKMTVLGDFNQAIFAHASGVVDFQVLNHLYGEEETEVVNMNRSYRSTKPIIEFTRSLIVNGEKIIPFERAGGLPVLNQVENHTELHQRIMSKISELQSEGYGSIAVICKSAEESKTAFEALNKIDGIKLIKSGTAEFEQGIVVIPSYLAKGIEFEAVIIYDVSENVYGDESLRRIFYTACTRAMHVLQLYSVGKPNPFMQKPLKENLVQLELNSESLR; encoded by the coding sequence ATGAAAGCAGATTTCCTGAACGAACAAAAGAGGTTAAATAGCGTTGTGAACGTAATTAATGATCAAACACTTCAACTGGAATCAGAAACGTTAAAGCTCCGAAATGAAGTAGTAAATACTCGTAAGCATTTTTGGGATGAAATTAAAGTTAATACGGATTCGTTTGATGACTTTTTGGAAACCGTGATTAACTTAAGACAAGAAGCACAGGCATTAGCTGTTGGCGAAAGTACGCACCATCACGCATCCAAAAGATTAGCTGTCTTGCATCGGATGAAGTCAGTCCCTTATTTTGGACGAATTGATTTTCTTGAAGAAGGTTTTTCAGAGCAGGAGAAAATTTATATTGGGATTTCATCTTTGATGGATGCAAGTGGTGAGGACTTCCTTATTTATGACTGGAGAGCACCAATTTCAAGCGTCTACTATGATTATGAGCCTGGTCCCGCACAGTATACAACGCCTGGGGGCAAGGTTTACGGTGATCTCAAGAAAAAGTGGCAATACGTTATTCGTGATGGAAAACTGCAATCTATGTTTGACACAAGTCTCACGATTGGTGACGAAATTTTACAGAAGGTGCTTGGAAAAGGCGCGGATAAGTATATGCAAAGTATCGTAGCAACGATTCAAAAGGATCAAAACCGTATTATACGCCATGATCAAGGGCGTATGCTCATTGTGCACGGTGCAGCAGGCAGTGGTAAAACTTCTGCTGCATTACAAAGAATCGCATTTCTATTATATAAATACCGGGACCGTATAAAAGCCGACCAAATTATATTATTTTCACCAAATGCTATGTTTAATAGCTATGTTTCCAACGTACTTCCGGAGCTTGGGGAAGAAAATATGCAGCAAGTTACATTTCAGGAATATTTGGATCACCGTTTAAGTAAAGATTTTCACTTAGAAAATCCATATCACCAATTGGAATATGTGCTGACTGCAGCAAATAGCCCTTCGTATAGCGCAAGAATAAAAGGCATTCAATTTAAAGCATCTGTTAAATATGTTGAGGCAATTAAATTATACCGTGAAACTTTGGAAAAATCGGACCTGCTATTTAAGGATATAAAGTTCAGAGGGAAAACAATCATATCAGCCCAGCAATTGTCAGAGAAGTTTTATGGGGATCATATTTCACTGAGTTTCCAAAGCAGACTTGAAAAACTGAAAGACTGGCTAATGAATAAAATTAAAGAAATTGAAAAAGTTGAACGTTCTCAGCCATGGGTAGAGGAAGAAATTGAGCTACTAAGTGATGAGACATATCATAAAATTCACAAATATTTAGCGAAGAAAAAAGGCTTTGAACGAGAAGAGCAGGCAGATTACGAAATGGATCATGACGCACTTATTCAAGTAATCGTCCGCCTGAAATTGAAGGCAGTGAGAAAACAAATTCAAACACTCGACTTTATTGATTTAGAAGGCGTGTATAAACAGCTTTTTACAAATCCATTATTGATGCAACAGCGATTAAAAGTAGAAGTACCAAATGAGTGGGAAGCAATATGCGAAGATACACTGCAAATGATGGAGGCGGGAACGCTGTATTATGAAGACGCGACACCATTTCTGTTTTTGCAGGAATTGATTCAAGGCTTTCAAACGAACCGTTCGATCAAGCATATTCTCATTGATGAAGCGCAGGATTATTCGCCGTTTCAATTTGAATTTTTGAAGCGCTTATTCCCTTCTGCAAAAATGACAGTGCTAGGTGATTTTAATCAGGCTATTTTTGCTCATGCGAGTGGAGTGGTAGATTTTCAAGTACTTAACCACCTCTATGGAGAAGAAGAGACGGAAGTTGTCAACATGAACCGAAGTTATCGTTCGACAAAGCCAATTATTGAATTTACACGGAGTCTTATTGTAAATGGAGAAAAAATCATTCCATTTGAGCGCGCAGGCGGGTTGCCGGTATTAAACCAAGTGGAGAATCATACAGAATTGCATCAGCGTATTATGTCTAAAATTTCGGAATTGCAAAGTGAAGGTTATGGCAGTATCGCAGTTATTTGCAAATCAGCAGAAGAAAGTAAGACAGCATTTGAGGCATTAAATAAAATTGACGGAATTAAACTGATAAAAAGTGGTACAGCGGAATTCGAGCAAGGAATTGTAGTCATTCCTTCTTATTTAGCGAAGGGAATTGAATTTGAAGCGGTCATCATTTACGACGTATCCGAAAACGTATATGGAGACGAAAGTTTACGCAGAATTTTTTATACAGCCTGCACAAGAGCAATGCACGTGCTACAACTATATAGTGTAGGGAAACCGAATCCTTTTATGCAAAAGCCTTTAAAAGAGAACCTTGTACAACTTGAGTTGAATTCAGAAAGCCTTAGGTAA
- a CDS encoding EAL domain-containing protein, translating into MKTSVNSKPNNSIDFKEVMQRFLLKSKTIRHLSRSLALKNIIAQEAMSTYFQPIYDVRYNTTFGFEALNRPIALKLFQTADIFYEFVGQTDKVFLFECFCRNLSLVRYHKKLLNYNTTKDFTLFINIHPNVLLDKKYHSGETRALLEKLNISPEQVVFELTERSAVGDFEEFARVLSHYRSQGYRIAVDDVGSGYNSLKTLIYLKPEFIKLDRSLIQNIDQHKAQQQLLTVILNYAIESGTKVIAEGIETKAEYEFIQSVGVHYAQGYAIGRPHSDLIEGINPSSE; encoded by the coding sequence ATGAAAACATCCGTAAATTCAAAGCCGAACAATTCAATTGATTTCAAGGAAGTGATGCAGCGGTTTCTGTTAAAGAGTAAAACAATCCGTCATCTATCCCGGTCATTAGCATTGAAAAATATTATTGCACAGGAGGCAATGAGTACATATTTTCAGCCTATTTATGATGTAAGATACAATACGACATTTGGTTTTGAAGCATTGAACCGCCCTATTGCGCTGAAGCTTTTTCAAACGGCCGATATTTTCTATGAATTTGTTGGACAAACGGATAAAGTATTTTTGTTTGAATGCTTTTGCCGGAATCTTTCGCTCGTGCGCTATCACAAAAAATTGCTCAATTACAATACGACGAAAGATTTCACTTTGTTTATCAATATCCATCCAAATGTTTTGCTCGATAAAAAATATCATAGCGGCGAAACAAGGGCTTTACTGGAAAAATTGAATATTTCCCCTGAGCAAGTTGTATTTGAGCTGACGGAACGCAGTGCTGTCGGAGATTTCGAGGAATTTGCACGGGTCCTTTCCCACTACCGGTCACAAGGCTATCGTATTGCGGTTGATGATGTCGGTTCAGGCTACAATAGTTTAAAAACATTAATTTATCTAAAGCCGGAATTCATTAAGCTGGATCGCTCACTTATTCAAAATATCGATCAGCATAAAGCACAGCAGCAGCTTTTAACAGTTATTTTAAATTATGCAATCGAATCGGGGACAAAAGTAATTGCTGAAGGCATTGAAACAAAGGCGGAATATGAATTCATCCAATCAGTTGGCGTTCATTATGCGCAAGGCTACGCAATCGGGCGCCCTCACTCGGATTTAATAGAAGGAATAAATCCGAGTTCTGAATGA
- a CDS encoding DUF6143 family protein, with protein MRFSDIDVDEDGKFIFPPGSSFVIFLISPNNQIVKAEVAFSWFEKLNIDDN; from the coding sequence GTGCGGTTTTCAGATATAGATGTAGATGAAGATGGAAAATTTATTTTTCCACCAGGTAGTTCATTTGTAATTTTCTTAATTTCACCTAATAATCAAATAGTTAAAGCAGAAGTTGCATTCAGCTGGTTTGAAAAATTAAATATAGATGATAACTAA
- a CDS encoding histidine phosphatase family protein, which translates to MNKTLLNALRNGGFIFYARHGEATVGSDLANLDFQNCLTQRNLSEMGRRQAIYYGEILRYLRIPFEIPVSSSPYCRTIETAQLAFGSGNVQINPFWVEINRLSENLPSNDRQIILSNLQSILEYIPDKGKNKMIVDHIFPAKVGLGPISYMGTVIIKPKGRGNGYDIVGQLSLEDWSTLDS; encoded by the coding sequence TTGAATAAAACCTTACTTAATGCACTTAGAAATGGGGGATTTATATTTTATGCAAGGCATGGAGAAGCGACTGTCGGAAGCGATTTAGCTAACTTAGACTTTCAAAACTGTTTAACTCAGAGAAATCTTTCTGAAATGGGACGTAGGCAAGCAATTTACTATGGAGAAATACTTCGGTATTTAAGAATACCATTCGAAATCCCTGTTTCCTCAAGTCCCTATTGCAGGACAATCGAAACAGCACAGTTAGCATTTGGTAGTGGTAATGTTCAAATTAATCCTTTTTGGGTTGAGATAAACAGGTTAAGCGAAAATTTACCAAGTAATGATAGGCAAATAATTTTGAGTAATCTTCAATCAATATTAGAATATATTCCGGATAAGGGGAAAAATAAAATGATTGTTGATCACATTTTCCCTGCAAAAGTTGGATTAGGTCCAATCTCTTATATGGGGACAGTTATTATTAAGCCAAAAGGGCGAGGTAACGGCTATGATATTGTTGGTCAACTATCTTTAGAAGATTGGTCTACATTAGATAGTTAG
- a CDS encoding EamA family transporter, with the protein MKINKGVFFVLLGAGCFGFTPVFAKLGFGHGYSLGQINLVQMVISFLLLWLISFIKGVGAKGLTKKNILPIMITGCFIGLTSIFYYGAMQYLPASLAIILMFQFVWIGIMFEWVFNKIKPAPITLLAIVLILIGVFFASNILTGDMQGLPIKGFVMGILSAFTYAAFIFFSGKVAVEVHPLTRTSLMVTGSTILVFLIFMKDIPAVFPLEGNLMTSAAGVSLFGAVLPPLFYAVGAPLISGGLANILTSVELPVAILSASIILAETVTTLQWIGIVLILIAIVLNEIGPNIIRMRKRSKRTILHQHNKN; encoded by the coding sequence ATGAAGATAAATAAAGGCGTATTCTTTGTACTGCTTGGTGCAGGATGCTTTGGTTTTACACCTGTATTCGCTAAGTTAGGGTTTGGGCACGGTTACTCACTTGGTCAAATCAATCTTGTCCAAATGGTCATTTCCTTTCTGCTGTTATGGTTGATCTCTTTCATAAAAGGGGTCGGGGCGAAGGGACTGACTAAAAAGAACATCCTTCCAATAATGATTACCGGCTGTTTTATTGGTTTAACAAGTATTTTTTATTATGGTGCGATGCAATATTTACCTGCATCACTGGCCATCATTTTAATGTTCCAGTTCGTTTGGATCGGCATTATGTTCGAATGGGTTTTCAATAAAATTAAACCCGCGCCGATTACTCTATTGGCCATTGTTCTTATTTTAATCGGTGTATTTTTCGCATCGAATATTTTAACTGGCGATATGCAAGGCCTTCCGATTAAAGGATTTGTTATGGGGATATTATCTGCCTTTACATATGCTGCCTTTATCTTTTTCAGCGGGAAAGTTGCTGTTGAAGTTCATCCATTAACCCGTACATCTTTAATGGTGACAGGTTCCACGATTTTAGTATTTCTTATCTTTATGAAGGACATTCCTGCTGTATTTCCTCTTGAAGGAAACTTGATGACGAGTGCAGCCGGGGTTTCATTGTTTGGAGCGGTATTGCCGCCACTGTTTTATGCAGTCGGTGCACCACTCATTTCAGGAGGTTTGGCGAATATATTAACTTCTGTTGAACTGCCTGTCGCGATTTTATCGGCTAGCATTATTTTGGCTGAAACGGTCACAACTTTGCAATGGATCGGAATTGTGCTGATCCTCATAGCGATTGTATTAAATGAAATCGGCCCGAACATCATTCGGATGAGAAAACGATCAAAAAGAACAATTCTTCATCAGCATAATAAAAATTAA
- a CDS encoding glycine betaine ABC transporter substrate-binding protein, with protein sequence MKLISLSKLGLILVLSLLLAACSSEAEGTEKQAVNLAYVEWETEVASTHVVGQVLEDLGYDVTLTPLDNGIMWEALANGEVDGMVSAWLPQTHAPQVEKYKGRIDDLGENLLGGKIGLVVPSYMDVDSIEDLTDEAGKTITGIEPGANITGTTEKAYEIYPNLEGWTVLSSSSVAMTGALKQAIENKEEIIVTGWSPHWKFNLFDLKYLDDPKGMYGTEEYIGTFARNGFKEDNPEAHSVLDNFHWTPEDIESVMYDIMEGMDPKDAAKKWIEENEAKVADWTKEVK encoded by the coding sequence ATGAAACTCATTAGTTTATCGAAGCTAGGATTAATTTTAGTATTAAGTTTATTATTAGCTGCATGTTCTTCGGAGGCTGAAGGTACAGAAAAACAAGCTGTCAACTTAGCCTATGTTGAATGGGAGACTGAGGTTGCCTCCACTCATGTAGTAGGACAAGTTCTAGAAGATTTAGGGTATGATGTAACGCTGACGCCTTTAGATAATGGAATTATGTGGGAAGCCCTTGCAAATGGAGAGGTTGATGGCATGGTTTCAGCTTGGCTACCGCAGACGCACGCCCCGCAAGTTGAGAAGTACAAAGGCCGTATAGATGATTTAGGTGAAAATTTGTTAGGCGGAAAAATTGGGTTAGTAGTCCCTAGTTATATGGATGTGGATTCCATCGAAGATTTAACAGATGAAGCGGGTAAAACGATAACGGGCATCGAACCAGGTGCAAATATAACAGGAACTACAGAAAAGGCGTATGAGATATATCCAAATCTTGAAGGGTGGACAGTACTAAGCTCATCTTCAGTAGCAATGACAGGGGCTCTTAAACAAGCGATTGAGAACAAAGAAGAAATCATAGTGACAGGTTGGTCTCCTCACTGGAAATTTAACTTATTTGATTTGAAGTATTTAGATGATCCTAAAGGGATGTACGGAACTGAAGAATATATCGGTACATTTGCACGTAATGGATTCAAAGAGGATAATCCTGAGGCACACAGTGTTCTCGATAATTTCCACTGGACGCCAGAAGATATAGAAAGTGTTATGTATGATATTATGGAAGGCATGGATCCGAAAGATGCAGCAAAAAAATGGATTGAAGAAAATGAAGCTAAAGTTGCCGATTGGACAAAAGAAGTTAAATAA
- a CDS encoding nitroreductase family protein, with translation MNFEELVKSRHSAMNFIENEQMTEEDFKNIFELTKLAPSAYNLQFTNYLVITDQEKKERVKELSYNQYKIHTSSGVVIVMGNKNSIEMPEVEKIYSPLKMLKMMDEVEYDMTMELIKGYSDGLKDNPHELNLELMRNAGIHAMLFMMSAKHYGFDTCPMHVHNVDELRKEFNIPDHLEPVMMITIGKSVDKVRARGYRKPVGEFVNFNGY, from the coding sequence ATGAACTTTGAAGAATTAGTAAAATCTCGCCATTCCGCAATGAACTTTATTGAAAATGAACAAATGACAGAAGAGGATTTTAAAAATATATTTGAGCTGACAAAGCTGGCTCCAAGCGCATACAACCTTCAGTTTACGAATTACTTGGTTATTACAGATCAAGAGAAGAAAGAAAGAGTAAAAGAATTAAGCTACAACCAATATAAAATCCATACATCAAGCGGTGTTGTTATTGTTATGGGGAATAAAAACAGCATTGAAATGCCGGAAGTCGAAAAAATCTACAGTCCACTAAAAATGCTGAAGATGATGGATGAAGTGGAATATGATATGACGATGGAATTGATTAAAGGATATAGTGACGGGTTAAAAGACAATCCGCATGAATTAAATTTAGAATTGATGCGAAATGCAGGGATTCACGCCATGCTTTTTATGATGAGTGCCAAGCATTACGGATTTGATACATGTCCAATGCATGTCCATAATGTTGATGAATTAAGAAAAGAGTTCAATATTCCAGATCATTTAGAGCCGGTTATGATGATTACAATTGGGAAAAGCGTTGATAAAGTACGCGCACGAGGTTACCGTAAACCGGTTGGAGAATTTGTGAATTTCAATGGGTATTAG
- a CDS encoding GyrI-like domain-containing protein gives MANYTIEEKDSFVVLGFGTELKSDYTDYMGINKEKADFWHVVNEDGRLDALKAVATNDYIFIVNEAVNNKMMHYAGVLTDETLPEATRVIQFPKGEYVVVKGEASTAEELANIVTGIAFGQALQEATDYAYVGGPNAAVVMDQQIGQVYGEMWIPVIKK, from the coding sequence ATGGCAAATTACACGATTGAAGAAAAGGACAGCTTTGTTGTTTTAGGTTTCGGAACAGAACTAAAGAGCGATTACACAGACTATATGGGAATAAATAAAGAAAAGGCCGATTTTTGGCATGTGGTCAATGAGGATGGAAGACTGGATGCATTAAAGGCTGTAGCCACAAACGACTATATTTTTATCGTGAACGAAGCAGTGAATAATAAGATGATGCATTATGCCGGGGTTCTGACTGATGAAACATTACCAGAGGCAACTAGAGTTATCCAATTTCCTAAAGGTGAGTACGTAGTTGTTAAAGGCGAAGCTTCTACTGCAGAAGAGCTGGCCAATATTGTTACTGGAATTGCCTTTGGACAAGCGTTACAAGAAGCAACAGATTATGCCTATGTAGGAGGTCCAAACGCAGCAGTTGTAATGGATCAACAAATCGGTCAGGTATACGGCGAAATGTGGATTCCGGTTATTAAGAAATAA